The following are encoded in a window of Podospora pseudoanserina strain CBS 124.78 chromosome 6, whole genome shotgun sequence genomic DNA:
- a CDS encoding hypothetical protein (EggNog:ENOG503PNKH; COG:S), translated as MSGYYHMPLQGQHDQQHAEPSAFRPSRAEDWEPYRDIIAHLYNTMKLKDVMTEMQMTYNFKATEKQYKTQLKKWNLDTKYIKASEYMAMLQIMREREAQDPSKQTRFILRGRPVDPKDIARFEKRHQKKGTLKEGELAELQEPVEDLIYHTPSPEPTGYAYTATSDYGSTSSYATTSAYDTSSQYAYSYGM; from the exons aTGTCTGGATACTACCACATGCCACTCCAGGGCCAGCATGACCAGCAACATGCTGAGCCGTCTGCCTTTCGACCTTCCCGAGCAGAGGACTGGGAACCATACCGAGACATCATTGCACATCTCTACAACACGATGAAGCTCAAGGATGTCATGACCGAGATGCAGATGACATACAACTTCAAAGCAAC TGAGAAGCAGTACAAGACTCAGTTGAAGAAGTGGAACCTTGATACCAAGTACATCAAGGCATCCGAGTACATGGCCATGCTTCAGATCATGCGTGAGCGGGAGGCCCAGGACCCATCCAAGCAGACACGCTTCATTCTTCGCGGGAGACCAGTAGATCCCAAGGATATTGCTCGGTTTGAGAAGCGGCATCAGAAGAAAGGGAcactgaaggaaggggagCTGGCAGAGCTTCAGG AACCTGTCGAGGACCTCATCTATCACACTCCTTCTCCTGAGCCAACAGGATATGCATACACTGCAACCTCCGACTACGGGTCAACCTCTTCGTATGCAACCACTTCCGCATACGACACTTCCTCGCAATACGCCTATAGCTACGGCATGTGA